A genomic window from Streptomyces sp. WMMC940 includes:
- the lnt gene encoding apolipoprotein N-acyltransferase, with amino-acid sequence MSATITPPGTRQPVPAPSERAGRLLRRLAGPAASVLSGGMLFLSFPPRPLWWLALPGFALLGWCLHGRRARAAFGLGHLAGLGFLLPLLVWTGEEVGAVPWLALAAVEALFVAVTGVGVAVVSRLPLWPVWGAAVWILGEGLRARVPFGGFPWGKIAFGQADGLFLPLAAVGGTPVLGFAVALCGFGLYETARRLREYRRTGELPRGPLAGAALTVLVPVTAAVAALPLVDDSAEDGTATVAAVQGNVPRLGLDFNAQRRAVLDNHANRTEQLAEDVAAGRVPEPDFVLWPENSSDLDPYRNGDARTVIDRAVRAIGAPTVIGAVLTPDTGPLRNTLITWDPEKGPVATYDKRHVQPFGEYIPMRPFVRLFSSDVDRVRRDFGPGDEVGVFDLAGTKVGLATCYEAAFDWAVRDTVTHGARLISVPSNNATFGRSEMTYQQLAMSRVRAVEHSRAVVVPVTSGVSAIIRPDGTIVQQTRMFTPDALVAEVPLRSSLTPATRMGTFPEGVLAALALGAMGGVVRTRAKERRDAAR; translated from the coding sequence GTGAGCGCCACCATCACTCCCCCCGGTACCCGGCAGCCCGTGCCCGCCCCCTCCGAGCGGGCCGGCAGGCTCCTGCGGCGGCTCGCCGGGCCCGCCGCGTCCGTGCTGTCCGGCGGCATGCTGTTCCTGAGCTTTCCGCCGCGCCCGCTGTGGTGGCTGGCGCTCCCCGGCTTCGCGCTGCTCGGCTGGTGCCTCCACGGGCGGCGGGCGCGGGCCGCGTTCGGGCTCGGCCACCTCGCCGGGCTGGGCTTCCTGCTGCCGCTGCTCGTCTGGACGGGAGAGGAGGTCGGCGCCGTTCCGTGGCTGGCCCTGGCCGCGGTCGAGGCGCTGTTCGTCGCCGTGACCGGCGTCGGTGTCGCCGTCGTGTCCCGGCTGCCGCTCTGGCCGGTGTGGGGAGCCGCCGTGTGGATCCTGGGTGAGGGTCTGCGCGCGCGGGTCCCCTTCGGTGGATTCCCCTGGGGCAAGATCGCCTTCGGCCAGGCGGACGGTCTCTTCCTGCCGCTCGCCGCGGTGGGCGGCACCCCCGTGCTGGGCTTCGCGGTCGCGCTGTGCGGCTTCGGACTGTACGAGACGGCCCGCCGCCTCCGTGAGTACCGGAGGACGGGCGAGCTCCCGCGGGGGCCGCTCGCCGGCGCCGCGCTCACCGTCCTCGTCCCCGTCACCGCCGCCGTCGCCGCGCTGCCCCTGGTGGACGACTCGGCCGAGGACGGCACGGCGACCGTCGCGGCCGTGCAGGGCAACGTGCCGCGGCTCGGCCTCGACTTCAACGCACAGCGCCGGGCCGTCCTCGACAACCACGCGAACCGCACCGAGCAGCTCGCCGAGGACGTCGCCGCGGGCAGGGTGCCCGAGCCGGACTTCGTGCTGTGGCCGGAGAACTCCTCGGACCTCGACCCGTACCGCAACGGCGACGCGCGGACGGTGATCGACCGGGCCGTCAGGGCCATCGGGGCGCCGACCGTGATCGGGGCCGTCCTGACCCCCGACACCGGGCCGCTGCGCAACACCCTGATCACCTGGGACCCCGAGAAGGGGCCGGTGGCCACCTACGACAAACGGCATGTGCAGCCTTTCGGCGAGTACATCCCCATGAGGCCCTTCGTCCGCCTCTTCAGCTCCGACGTGGACCGGGTCCGCCGCGACTTCGGCCCCGGCGACGAGGTGGGCGTCTTCGATCTGGCGGGCACCAAGGTGGGCCTCGCCACCTGCTACGAGGCGGCCTTCGACTGGGCGGTGCGGGACACCGTCACGCACGGCGCCCGGCTGATCTCCGTACCCAGCAACAACGCCACCTTCGGCCGCAGCGAGATGACCTACCAGCAACTGGCGATGTCCCGGGTGCGTGCGGTCGAGCACAGCAGGGCCGTCGTGGTGCCCGTCACCAGCGGTGTCAGCGCCATCATCCGGCCGGACGGGACGATCGTGCAGCAGACCCGGATGTTCACCCCGGACGCCCTGGTCGCCGAGGTGCCGCTGCGTTCCTCCCTGACCCCCGCGACCCGCATGGGCACCTTCCCCGAGGGCGTCCTCGCGGCGCTCGCGCTCGGCGCCATGGGCGGGGTGGTGCGCACCCGCGCGAAGGAGCGTCGGGACGCGGCCCGTTAG
- a CDS encoding glutamate racemase, giving the protein MKIALMDSGIGLLAAAAAVRRLRPDADLVLSSDPDGMPWGPRTPEDVTERALTVAGAAAAHRPDALIVACNTASVHALPALRAALEPGLPVIGTVPAIKPAAAGGGRVAIWATPATTGSPYQRGLIADFADGARVTEVPCPGLADAVQWADEAAVARAVAAAAALTPSDVRAVVLGCTHYELVAEQIRAAVAEGRPEGLPPVVLHGSAGAVAAQALRRVGARPAPAAAPDGGLAVLLSGRVSELPGAARAYAEGRMLEAVKPVTPAH; this is encoded by the coding sequence GTGAAGATCGCGCTCATGGACTCGGGAATCGGCCTCCTCGCGGCGGCCGCCGCGGTGCGCCGGCTGCGGCCCGACGCCGATCTCGTCCTCTCTTCCGACCCCGACGGCATGCCGTGGGGTCCGCGCACCCCGGAGGACGTCACCGAGCGCGCCCTCACCGTCGCCGGGGCAGCGGCCGCGCACCGCCCGGACGCGCTGATCGTCGCCTGCAACACCGCGTCCGTCCACGCCCTGCCGGCGCTGCGCGCCGCGCTGGAGCCCGGCCTGCCGGTCATCGGCACCGTGCCCGCGATCAAGCCCGCGGCCGCCGGCGGCGGCCGGGTCGCCATCTGGGCCACCCCGGCCACCACGGGCAGCCCCTACCAGCGCGGGCTCATTGCGGACTTCGCCGACGGAGCCCGGGTCACCGAAGTGCCCTGCCCCGGTCTCGCCGACGCCGTCCAGTGGGCGGACGAGGCGGCCGTGGCCCGCGCGGTGGCCGCCGCGGCAGCACTCACCCCTTCGGACGTACGCGCCGTGGTCCTCGGCTGCACCCACTACGAGCTCGTCGCCGAGCAGATCCGCGCCGCCGTGGCGGAGGGCCGCCCGGAGGGGCTCCCGCCGGTCGTCCTGCACGGCTCCGCCGGGGCCGTCGCCGCCCAGGCGCTGCGGCGCGTCGGTGCACGTCCCGCGCCCGCGGCCGCGCCCGACGGCGGTCTGGCGGTGCTGCTCAGCGGCCGTGTCTCGGAGCTTCCCGGAGCGGCCCGGGCGTACGCCGAGGGCAGGATGCTCGAAGCGGTGAAACCGGTCACGCCCGCACACTGA